In Thermosynechococcus sichuanensis E542, a single genomic region encodes these proteins:
- a CDS encoding RuBisCO accumulation factor 1, giving the protein MSQEQENLTTEVIQRLRRKEGTWQDWGAGCQQLQKQGLSPQAIFEATGIEPIHQNQLIIALQVSQSLREAPESVRAYFQTRGSDLLYELRVLSASDRLAAATLIVEKQLDVTAVHEVCRALKAVSYQKDDSEGFGDSIGDRIGRYYWQLARQQRDLAQRSRLIAQGFRFVESATGRQALEKLLTDFTVVPAASQPRLPLYRLDAAEDLPYLVPVAGIAPLTAAAFNQVPQLSSTGAFQFVSVPQPMTLVALPSWQVLLNAVDPVAVLWPVADLPTELPPTPEGLPIEQVLLIVDRGLPEWDRDRYLLIAPAASDTVQLAWFPEPPTVSILGQLLLVLRPPQVLDESINKELWFFEE; this is encoded by the coding sequence ATGAGTCAAGAACAGGAGAATCTGACAACGGAAGTGATTCAACGCCTGCGCCGCAAAGAGGGAACTTGGCAGGATTGGGGGGCAGGATGCCAGCAACTGCAAAAACAGGGGCTATCTCCCCAAGCGATTTTTGAGGCTACGGGCATTGAACCCATCCACCAAAACCAACTGATCATTGCCCTGCAAGTCAGTCAGAGCCTACGGGAAGCCCCTGAATCCGTGCGTGCCTATTTTCAAACGCGGGGCAGCGATCTGCTCTATGAACTGCGGGTCTTGTCAGCTAGCGATCGCCTTGCAGCAGCCACACTCATTGTCGAGAAACAACTGGATGTCACTGCTGTTCATGAGGTCTGCCGTGCCCTCAAGGCCGTGAGCTATCAAAAGGATGACAGTGAAGGCTTTGGTGACAGCATTGGCGATCGCATTGGTCGCTACTATTGGCAACTGGCGCGGCAGCAACGCGATTTGGCCCAGCGATCGCGCCTCATTGCTCAGGGCTTTCGCTTTGTTGAATCCGCCACAGGTCGCCAAGCCCTTGAAAAACTGCTGACGGACTTTACCGTGGTTCCCGCTGCTAGTCAACCCCGACTCCCCCTTTACCGCCTAGATGCCGCTGAAGATCTGCCCTACCTCGTTCCTGTAGCAGGAATAGCTCCCCTCACTGCCGCAGCGTTTAATCAAGTGCCCCAGTTAAGTTCTACGGGCGCCTTTCAATTCGTCTCTGTCCCCCAACCCATGACCCTAGTGGCTCTCCCCAGTTGGCAGGTTCTCCTGAATGCGGTTGATCCAGTCGCGGTACTTTGGCCGGTGGCAGACTTACCCACGGAATTACCGCCAACCCCTGAGGGACTCCCCATTGAACAAGTACTTTTAATTGTGGATCGTGGGCTGCCAGAATGGGATCGCGATCGCTATCTCCTGATTGCACCTGCGGCCAGCGATACTGTCCAACTGGCTTGGTTTCCTGAACCGCCTACAGTCTCAATTCTTGGCCAGCTCCTGCTGGTTCTGCGCCCCCCGCAAGTGCTGGATGAGAGTATCAACAAGGAACTCTGGTTCTTTGAAGAATAG